The genomic window TTTACTCTTCCGCCCACTCCGCCTCAACCACCTCGTAGGGCGGCTTGAGGTTGAACCGCCAGTTGCGGCCCTCCAACCGGATGTCCAGGTAGTCCGGGCCGCGGACCGCGGTGCGCTTGATATTTGACCCGTCAATATGCCCCACCCCAAGCAGGTGAGCCAGCAGCATTTCATCGCCATCGCCGTGATAGCTGTAGCTCACGGTCCAGGTGTTCACTTCGGTCTCGGTCATCTCCGGCACCCTGGCGGCAGCGTCCACATCCAGCGGCTCCACCAGTAACGTGGATTGTCCGTTCGAGGCCAGCGCGGCGTGTCTGGCGGGATCGAGCTCCGGCTCGGAGGACGTCTGCAGCAGCCAGCTCACCTCCGGTAATGTTTTGCCCGCCGGCGCTTTCAGATGGTCCACCACCACGACTATCCCCGGCCTGACAAACAGCAGCTGGCGGACCACGCTCTCCACCACCGTGCTGTCGTAGGCCTGGGCGAACTGCCCGGCCACCGCGGCCCAGCGGCCCCGGTCGGTGTGGAACAGGAGATCGCCGGTTTCGAGCACGGGGCCGCCGGTGCGGTTTTCTTCATAGATTTCCAGGGTCCTGAACCACTGGCCCCGGCAACGGCGCTGGTTCTTCCCGCCGATCAGCAGGGTGTTGTGCACGGCTGTCGGCTGCTGAGGTCCGGCCACCTTGCGGTACACCGGCGGATCGACTGCCAGCATCCCCCGGTTGTAGACAATGAAGCTGCCCTGGTCGTAGTGGTTGTGGTCGCCGTAGTGGTCCGTGCAGCGGAAAGCGACCATCGTGCCGTCGTCCCACCAGTCGCTGCGCATCACGAACTGCCCGGCCTGGCTGTTGCCGGCCAGGTAGCTGAGCGATGGCGTCCGCGGCTCCACCTCAAGGCTTCGCGTGTAGAGCATGTAGTAGATCCCGTGCCAGCGGCGGAACCGCTCCAGGCCGCGTTTTTCTTTCAGCCAGTTGGAGATCCACGCCCCCTCGGGCGCGTCCAGCAGCCAGGTCAGAGCGTCCATCAGCCCGGCGAACTGGATTGTCACCCCGCCGTTGGAGCCGCCCTGCATGTCGCCCCAAGTGATAAAACGCATGTCGGGCGTGACCCCGTGGACGATGTTCCTGAAATGCCGCCGCACCCAGCCGCCCTGCTCCCGCTCGATTTTCCCCGCCAGGTCAAACTCGAACGCGCTCTGCACGGCCATCACGGTCAGCATGCAGGGGGCGAAATCGTAGTAGAACCAGTAGCCCAGCGGCTCGCTGTTCAAGCCCTCCAGATAGCTCATCGCCGGAAACATCCCGTCATTGAACCGCCGCCGCACGAGGTTGAACATGCTGTCGGCCTCGGCGTCCTCACCGGCGGTGGCCAGCGCCCAGAGCGCGGTGCTGCCGGCGCTCATCCAGACGTAGTTGTGGAACACGTGGTCGTTGCTGTTGCGGTATCCGCGCCAGGCAGTGGGATTGACATTTTTGCGTACTTTCGCCCGTACTTCCGGCCCGAACCCGGAGTAGCCGTGCAGCCAGTCGTAGGCCAGCGCAAACTCGGTCACCCGGCCGTGGTTGTGGAACGTATCGTATTCCTCGGGTTCGCGGTAGCGCAGCATTTTAGCCACAGCCGAGTCCGCGGCCCGGCTTTCGCCGGTCAGCAGCCACACCATCGCCAGGGCGGCCGCGTGTCTGTCCTCTTTCAATCGGGCCAGGATTGCCTCGTATTCGCTGCCCTTCGGGCCGCTGCGCAGTTTATCCAGAGTGATTGCATAGGAAGTGGCTCCCGGGCGGATCAGCAGACGGGGCCGGTCAGGTTTGATCTGCTCCTGCGGCGGGATAACATCGATAGCGGACAGGGTTGGCGGCAGTAAAAAAAACACCAGCAGAGCTGTCAGTATCCGGCAGATTGTTTTCATCTCGTTCTCCTGTATTTCCGGTTATGATTCCTTTGCGCCGGGGTAATGCGGAGAATACAGCATGCCGGTATCCTTGCGCACCAGCAGCCTGCCGTCCCGCACGAACGGCTCGCCGCGCCCGATGAAATGGCTTATCAACTCGCCGCGCCATTCACTCAACCTGTTCCGGTGCTGCGGCTCTGCGGCCAGATCCCGGCTTTCACCGGGATCGTTCTCGATATCGAACAACTGCTCGGAACCGTCATAGGCGCTGAATACGTATTTCCAGCGGCCATCGGTCAGGGCGTTCCAATGGTTGACCTCGTCGTAGCAGCGAAAATGCTCCAGGTCGATCCAGTCACGCCAGCCCGTGTTGTCGCCCCGGACCAATGAGAGCAGACTGGCCCCGTCCATTGCAGCGGGAACATTTTCCCCCACCGCATCGAGCATTGTCGGCAGAATATCACGCAGTTCCACCGGCTGGGCCAGCGCGGTCCCGCGCTTGTCCTCCATGCCCCAGCTTTTCGGCCAGCGGAGCATCATCGGGCTGCGCGCGCTTGCCTCGTAGGCGTAGGTCTTGCGCCACAGGTTGTGGTCGCCCAGCATGTCGCCGTGGTCCGTGCAGAAAATTACCAGAGTATTGTCCAGCATGCCCCTGCGCTCCAACGCAGCGAATATCCGTCCGATCTGCTCATCGACAAAGCTGACCGATCCGTAGTAACCCCGCCGTGCGCGCATGGTATCCCCGTAACTCAGCTTTCCTTTCCATGTCGAGTAACCGAAATCCTCCGCCGGTTCGCTGTATTTCCCGGCCCACTCCCCGATTACCGGCCTGGGGAGGTCCGTTTCCAGGTATCGGGTCCAGAACCTGGCAGGCGGATCGTAGGGACTGTGGGGACGATGGAAACTCACCTTAAGAAACAGCGGTTCGCTGCGGCCGTATCCCTCGATCAACTCCACGGCCCGGTCGCCGGTCCAGGTGGTCGGGTGGAGTTCCCCGGGCAGGGCATACGGCGCGGCGCGGTAGGAGTTGGAGCCGATCCCGGTGGCGCGCGGGTCCAGATCGGGGGCAACCTCGCTGAACCACTGGTGATAGTCGCTGATAAAACCATCCGTTTCCCGTCTGAGCGCCTCGTCCAGCAGCGTACCGTGGAAGCCGTGCACGATCCGCTCCGGGTACCAGTGCATCTTGCCGATCCCGAACGTGTAATAGCCCGCCTCGCGCAGCATCCGGGGCATCTCGAATTCGTAGCGCTCAGCCACGCGGCCGTAGCCCAGCATCCCGTGGCGCCAGGGCGACTGCCCGGTCAACAGCCCGGCGCGGGCCGGAGTGCAGCTCGGTACCGAAGTGTACGCCCGCTCGAACCGGACTCCCCCGGCGGCGATCCGGTCCATGTTGGGTGTGTGGATCGCCGGGTTGCCGAACGCACCGACAGTGTCCCAGCGCTGCTGGTCGGTCATCAACAGCAAAATGTGGGGTTCGCCTGCCACGGGCGGCTGGCCGCCGCCTGCGGCAGTACCGCAGGCGGCCTGGCCCACGGCCAGGGCGGCGCCCGCGCCGCCGGCCAGCCGCAGGAACTCGCGGCGTCCGATTCGCGATCTATTCTTGGAGGGACTGCTCATCATGGCCTCCGGCATGGTTGGAATCGTCGGGGAGAACTTCCTGATCAGCCTGAACTGAAATCAGATACTCAATAACCTAAACTTGGCGGAAAGAGGCAAAGTGTCAATCATTATTCAATCTGCTTGACCGGGAAGGGGGGAGCAAATTATCATTGCGCTCTGCAGATGATAATCAAGCTCAACTCATAACCTGTAACCCGAGGAAGCAATTCCATGTTGTCCCGTTTCGCAGTAATACTGCTGATATTTGCATCCACCGCCGGGCTTCAGGGTCGAGATTTACGCCGACAATGTCCGAGATATGCTGGGCGATGATCTCCCGGGCGACGGCACTTTCGGGGTGGACGACCTGCCGGAACTGATCGGGGACCTGAAAAGCGGCGCCTGTGCCAGCCCGGCCGGGCTGGGATAACTTTTCACTCTAACCGGTGATCGGGGTACTATGTTTG from Candidatus Glassbacteria bacterium includes these protein-coding regions:
- a CDS encoding arylsulfatase; this translates as MSSPSKNRSRIGRREFLRLAGGAGAALAVGQAACGTAAGGGQPPVAGEPHILLLMTDQQRWDTVGAFGNPAIHTPNMDRIAAGGVRFERAYTSVPSCTPARAGLLTGQSPWRHGMLGYGRVAERYEFEMPRMLREAGYYTFGIGKMHWYPERIVHGFHGTLLDEALRRETDGFISDYHQWFSEVAPDLDPRATGIGSNSYRAAPYALPGELHPTTWTGDRAVELIEGYGRSEPLFLKVSFHRPHSPYDPPARFWTRYLETDLPRPVIGEWAGKYSEPAEDFGYSTWKGKLSYGDTMRARRGYYGSVSFVDEQIGRIFAALERRGMLDNTLVIFCTDHGDMLGDHNLWRKTYAYEASARSPMMLRWPKSWGMEDKRGTALAQPVELRDILPTMLDAVGENVPAAMDGASLLSLVRGDNTGWRDWIDLEHFRCYDEVNHWNALTDGRWKYVFSAYDGSEQLFDIENDPGESRDLAAEPQHRNRLSEWRGELISHFIGRGEPFVRDGRLLVRKDTGMLYSPHYPGAKES